A stretch of Vanessa cardui chromosome 26, ilVanCard2.1, whole genome shotgun sequence DNA encodes these proteins:
- the LOC124540743 gene encoding uncharacterized protein LOC124540743, which translates to MKIVVLLSSLFSITIARRISCHACLNSICYKRATILKGYKFSGQLAIDRNSNVLYFHYQNNRSRDFTGAFDLDKVRFSLIPNLGFTFGHAVDQSTKELYASGTKGIYKYNPIENKTELFALKEKTIWHMHFTDKLYYTEFQKKGLYTYTNKNSKTIPELSEHQIDDFIVDKIGDIYFMSNYAIHVLRNGAKTPVLFEDEIYSLTTDKDGNAYFIQPYTRGIYSVNYRSKKLNEIGAFGKVSAFKLVFDGDNHIIYYDVTNKNLFYLSPTLNICSVGTRGKHRKMFIATTSRSYKNHKKNNLSNIKNITKII; encoded by the coding sequence ATGAAAATTGTTGTGCTGCTATCATCATTATTTAGCATTACAATCGCCAGAAGGATATCATGCCACGCTTGTTTGAATTCAATTTGCTACAAACGCGCTACCATCTTGAAAGGTTACAAATTCTCCGGCCAATTAGCAATAGACAGAAATAGCAACgttctttattttcattatcaaaACAACCGTTCAAGAGACTTCACTGGAGCATTCGATTTAGATAAAGTTCGCTTCAGTCTTATACCCAACCTTGGATTCACATTTGGCCACGCTGTCGACCAATCCACGAAGGAGCTTTACGCATCAGGAACCAAAGGAATATACAAGTACAATCCtatagaaaataaaaccgaATTATTCGCattgaaagaaaaaacaatatGGCACATGCATTTCACTGATAAATTATACTACACGGAATTTCAAAAGAAAGGTTTATACACGTATACAAATAAGAATTCTAAAACGATTCCAGAGTTATCGGAACACCAAATCGATGATTTTATCGTTGATAAAATAggcgatatttattttatgagcaATTATGCTATTCACGTATTAAGAAATGGCGCGAAAACTCCAGTACTGTTTGAAGATGAAATATATTCACTGACCACAGATAAAGATGGCAATGCATACTTTATTCAGCCATACACAAGAGGCATTTATAGTGTTAACTACAGAAGtaaaaagttaaatgaaattggTGCATTTGGTAAAGTTTCAGCGTTCAAATTAGTATTTGACGGAGACaaccatataatttattatgatgtgacaaataaaaatttgttttatctgtCGCCCACGTTGAATATTTGTAGTGTTGGGACGAGAGGTAAACATCGTAAAATGTTTATAGCGACAACGTCTCGGAGttacaaaaatcataaaaagaacaatttgtcaaacatcaaaaatattactaaaataatataa